The nucleotide window AACCTTCTTTGCATTGCCTTTGACTTTTATTATTTGTCAACCAGCATTGCCTTTGACTATTTGTCATACTGCATATAAGTTTCAATCTTTTTATGAACTTCACAAATTTTTGCCAGGGAACTCTTCTTTCTGGATTAAAAATCAATACTGAAAAAAAGAATGTAAATGTGTGGCTAGCATCTATATTGATTTTTGATAAACTATAAACTTTGAGAAGATTTTTTGTTACTAATATAACTACAAAAgaagttttaaatcataaacaGAACATGAAAAGAAGCTATTTAGAACCTATTTGAGAAGATACTGAAGATGAACTCTATAGAAGTTTTATAGAGCTAAGAAATCTAATAATGTTATAAAATCTCTTGAAAAGAACTTTGTCATAAAGGAAACTTCAAGCATGAGTTGATAACTGCAATACATCCAAGCCAATAACATAGTTCAAGATAACCGAGGGGACCTAATGTTGAGATGCGAATAAAGAAAAACGAACAAAGTTGTGTCCCCAACACTCATATGCCTGCTTAGTCTTTCCTCAACTCCATGACTTCGGTCCTGATGCCATCGGCCTTAAGAATCATGATCTCAAGCTTGTCTCCCTATTACAAGCAATAAACCCACAAATCATAAGTTAGACATACACAAGATGGTAATATCTTCAATAGGTAATAATTTGAATGGTGATATGGGAAAGCTTACAGTGTAGATATCCCTCTCAGTGGCAGATGCGAATACGGTCTTGACCAGGTCAACTGCTTCAGGTTCGGAAAGGGGTGTGATGGCATCCTACACAGGCAGAGAAGACAAAACATAAGCAACTGAAATGATTCATTATGTGATTAAATTTGCTTAAAGGCCAATCACAAACCTGTGCAGGTAGCAGAAGTGGGCTGGGACTCTTGAGTTGATTGTCAAGGAAAGGCATTATCAGTGTGGAACCAGAACCTTGAGCACTGTATCCAACCTTCTCATAGGAACCAACAGCATCATACGTGAAAACACATCCTTTACCCTGCTCGTCAAGCCCTCCTAGAACATTGAATGCATAGTAAGGAAAAAAGCGCTTGAAGTAAAGCGTGTTGGAGAGAAGCTGAGCCATCGCAGGACAGCTCATCTGCTTATTATGCTGATGCTGATAAACCTGAAGAACACCAAACACACAAAGAAAACACACTATTACTACGCCAAGTCTTaatctttttcaaaaataattagatCAAACGAATACCCACCAAGTGTCTTGATTTCAAAACTTTCTGCAACGCTTTCACATCAGCCTGAAAGCCAGAGGAAGAGAGCACAGCTTTGTCTGCTCTGTAGTATAGAGATTAAAAGACAGCAACTTTGCATACTcagtaaacaaaaaatgatcaaTTTTGCAAGAAACCCAGTACGATCAATTCTCCATCTTAGATCTACGAATCATCGATTGCAAAAACCCTAATAATCTACAACAAAGCCTGGAGCTATTGCCCGCACTAGGTTACCTCCCTTAAAGATCGTAAGCAAAGGTACTTACAGTTTATGGATTTTGGAGTAATCGCGAGTGAGAATGCTGTAACCGGTTGACATCCGAGTATCGGCGGCGATAACGCAGTAATCCGATCCAGCGATTGCCACACATGTTCTGAAGTAAAACACACACAGAGATCAATTCAAAGCAGTGAATCGCAAGCTCAATTAGAGTATCGATAAAAGGGTCACAGGATCCGTTACCCTCCATTGTTATCGTAAGGAGACCAGTTCGCGTGCTGCTTCGTCATggagcttcttcgtcttcagaaaaaaaaaggatgCTTTGTTagcaaagaggaagaagagaagagagagagagagagattggagCTTAAGGagatctctctctcactctggCTTTGTAAACACGAAAGCAGACAAAGACAAAAGCTGGGCTCTTAATTATTGGGCTTTACAATGGGCCTTTGATACGATAATGGGCTTTTTAATGCGCCTTTTATGAGTTGTTTCTTCTTCGatggtctctctctctgtctcacTCACTTGTAAAGCTTCTTCGCCCATTTTCAATTCAAGGTGGGTTGCCTCGAAAACCAATTCTCTCTCACTCGATTTCGTGCGCTCAAGTTCTATGCTTTAGCTTCCCTTACTTGGTGCTTGCTACTACTAATCTTCGCATTTTTTTCTGGAATTTGGGGATTTAGGGTTTCtcagtgtgtgtgtgtgagagtGAAGATAATGGAAGCACTTGTTGTTGATGCGGGCTCGAAGCTTCTGAAAGCAGGAGCAGCGATTCCTGATCAGTCTCCTGCAATGATAATCCCATCTCAGATGAAACGAATGGTTGATGATGCGCCTGAGAACCCCACCACTGTTTTTGAAGACGTCACTCTTGATCCTATTGAAAGGGGTTTTATTAGAGACTGGGACGCTATGGAGGATCTGCTGCGTTACGTTGTGTACACTGGGCTTGGATGGGAAGAGGGAAACGAAGGCAATATTCTCTTCACAGATCCACTCTGCACTCCTAAGGTCTGTAATAAAGATGAGAACTTTGATTTTGACCGCCATGTGTTTTTAGTTTCATCATAATCTTGTTCTTGTAGTAAATGTGGCTAATTTGTTTATATAAATGATTGTTTTGGGTGCAGGCTATTAGGGAGCAGTTGGTACAGTTGATGTTTGAAACGTTCAATGTTTCTGGATTCTATGCGTCAGAGCAAGCAGTGTTGTCCCTTTATGCCGTTGGAAGGATCTCTGGTTGCACTGTTGATATTGGTCATGGCAAGATAGGTATTATCTGATCTTACTCTTTGGTTTCGCTTTGTTATAATCTAATCTTACTTTTTGTGTCTTGTCGCATTGTCATATCTCCATCTGTTGATATAGGAGTTGTTGTTTCCCTTTACTAACCTTTTTTACATGCTCTGAAACGTTTAGTTAAACCAATGATTTTTTGTCCTGTAAGCTGTAGTAGATTGGAGGTTCCTTATGTATGTAGCTGGTTATATAGGATTTTTTAACCAGCTGCTTATGTATGGATTGGTGATTAATCTCTCAAATTGTTGTTAACTCTCTTCCGGTTTGCACCCAGATATTGCCCCAGTTCTTGAAGGTGCTGTGCAGCACATTGCCTCGAAACGGTTCGAGCTCGGTGGAACCGACCTGACAAAACTATTCGCCCAAGAGCTTGGAAAATCCAACCCTTCTGTGAATCTCAGCATGTCTGATGTTGAAACACTGAAGGAACAGTATGCAAACTGCGCCGAGGACGAGACTGCTTACGAGAAAACCCAAAACTGTGAAATCGAGCAGCATACACTTCCTGATGGACAGGTTTGTGTGACTACAAATCAACAGTCTTACAATTTGTGTTTCCTTGTAATAACAGAATGGTGGTCTTCTAGGTGATAAACATTGGGAGAGAGAGATACTCTGTTGGTGAAGCTTTGTTTCAGCCATCAATACTGGGACTCGAGGAGCACGGAATAGTTGAACAGCTTGTCCGGATTATCTCCACGGTATCATCCGAGAACCATAGGCAACTCTTGGAGAACACTGTACTTTGTGGTGGTACAACCTCCATGACAGGTAACAACAACTATAACTTAGTACACTTTGTGCATGTTGATATTGAAAAACTTAATGAGTTGTGGTGTACTTCGTCATTGGCAGGATTCGAAGGAAGGTTTCAGAAAGAAGCAAGCTTGTGCTCATCTGCCATTAGGCCAACGCTGGTGAAACCTCCTGAATATATGAGTGAGAATTTGGGATTGTACTCGGCTTGGATAGGAGGAGCAATACTAGCCAAGGTGGTGTTTCCGCAGAATCAGCATGTTACTAAAGCTGACTACGACGAGACTGGGCCATCCGTAGTTCACAGGAAATGTTTCTGATCCTGAAACAACCAAAACGTTTGTACTTCTTGTTGTAGCTGAGGATTgttcttgtttatttttctgTGTTTGAACACATCCCACTAAATCTATGTACTTCTAAGCAGCTTACATGATTTGAAGATTTGGACCATATTAAGTACTAATAGCCTAATAAGTACTTCAGTATCAGGAAATATAAACAAACGATCGTTGACAAGTTCAAACCATAAATCCAGTTGTGTACtaaacttcttcttcatccattCTCTTCTCCACAGCAATGAACGCAGGAGTAAACAACTGAAGCTGCTCGGATCACAGGTGCAGATATATCTGAACCGCCATTTTTCTGTTTCTTCGTTGGTTTTAGGCGACTTTGCTGTGTAAGCATCATCGTAATCTTGTGGGGAGTTCAAGATGGTGGAAGTAATAAGTGATAGACTTTCTAAGCACTGGAGACGACCAGGAAGCTCTGAGTTCCTCATTTCTGCACATTGACACACTCGTGTTATTGTTACGTACGTGAAGTCTAGGGCTGGGCACTTACTTGCCTTACGCCCGTTACTTGATCCATACTTGCTTTGATTTTCAAGTACTTGTCGTTGTTAAGTCAACTATAAAATCGTTGAATTTTGCTTCTTGCAAATACAAGATAAGTAACAAGTATCACAAAATAATTAGCGACTCGCTTTGATATTACTCATTACTTGTTTTACaactaaaaatgataattaaacCATAAAAACTAAAACTCTAAACATATATTTCGTTGTTGTAAATgtattttgtttcttcttctttttttatattaagtacaaatattttatttgaagtAATTCTCGTGTTTTTCGAgtaaacaaaagaaactttcataACTTTTTCCGAGAGAATATTATCTACCAAATAATTCTTATAAACTTggaaatatatccaaataattcATAAGTATTTGTAAGTAATCGAACAAACCAAATAACTTGTAAGTAACATGTGTTTGAACAAGTATTCGAGATAATAAGTATTCATTTTCGACAAGTCAATTACAAATCCAAAAAATTCATTATTTGTTCAAGTTCAAGTATGTTCGCCTTGCGCCCACCCCTAGGCGAAGGAGTTGGCGGAGCAGAACCTCTTCTACTAGTAGCGTTCTGGTgtcagtagttttttttttcttttggtttactGGTCTCAGTAGTTAGTAATCTATTTGCTATTTAGTGTTGCCTTCTCAGGCTTCGAACTTGCATGGCACCAGCAAGAAAGACTTTTCAGTTCATGGCATTTAACATGCCTTAAGTGACTTTCAACCGGTAGGTGCTTATCAATGCATAGACTAAGTGTAGACACAATACTTCTATCAAAttagattttatatttcatgTTTGAATATTGTATCGCATCTATCCTTTTTATACTTTGTTCTTTTCTGCAATCAAGCTAATACCGAGATTTTGacgtattatttttttaatatccgATATCAACTACCTAAGacaattaataaaatcaaacatCTAGAAATGATTAATTTTCGTGCCAGAAGGTAACATGTGTTGCATGCTAAGTCCATACAAAAGCagtcaaacataaaaaaaaacaatagagtTTGGATAAGATTAAACTTTATAAAACCTTATTAGATTAATAATGTGGAGACTGGAGTTGTATTAGCATAGCTTTTTCTTGTGCGTTTGTGTTATGTAATTGTTCTACAGTAAATGTCTAAAGCCTAATAACCCTTTGTATAATAGGTTTCAAAAGATATACAACTCTTCCCCTTACATTATAGTAAGGTAAATGACGTGGATTAAGGATAACAAATGGTAAATTAATTTAGTTTCCAATAACATATTAGATTTGTTcgttatttttcttttagtacagataaaaataaaatacactaaaaatatataaacatgtgTTCTTCGGACAGTtgctcaaaaaagaaaaagaaaaagtgtTCTTCGGACATAGCACTTATCAGTATTGTCAGTTCAGACCGGACCGGAGCTTAAAATACCAAatcattggaaaaaaaaaaaaaaaaaaaaagacacagaCTACTCGTCGTCTTCGtctccatcttcttcctctgcttcttctccttcatccCCCCGATGAATCCTCATAAAACCGAAGAAGATCTATTCCACCACCACGATCTCCCCCCACCAGACATACTCCCTCAACCACAACCCTCCCTTCACCACAACCCCGAAGACTCCGACCCCACCTTCTCCCTCCAAGAGTTCGTCCTCTTCCGCTCCTCCCCCTCCCACTCCTCCGACTCACAATACGACTCCCCGTCTCACCCCACCCCCAAACCCAACACCACTCCTTTACCAAACCCTATGGCTCCACACGAACTCAAAGATTCCAACTTCATCAACCCAGAGCCACACATCTCATCTCAATTCTACACATTCAACTCCGCCTCCCACTCCCTCATGACCCTCTGCCTCCTCCAAAACCGCCTCGCCACCCCCTCCGAGATCCGCACCGCAACTCCAAACCCCGTCCTCAAGTCGTGGCGCTCCGTCTGGAAAGACCGTAACGAGGACACCGCCTACCTCACGGCGTGGAAACGTATCCAAGACAAGCTCGCCGTCGTCTCCGGCAGCAATGATTTCCTCTGCTTCAAAAACAACGCTCAGCAACAGCTCGTCTCGCACGTTAGCCAGTGGCAGGACATAGTCACGAGCTATCATCTCGGCGGCGGCGACGGCGACGGCGACTTGAAACACTTAGGGGTTAGAGAGACCGTAGAGAGAATCAAACAGGTTTGGACCGTTGGTGCGAAGCTATATGGAATCCCCGAGAGCTTTATCAAGGTTTGTGTAGCGGCGTGTGGTGTTTGCAACTCCGTTACTGGTGGCTCAGCCTCGAGGAGTAAACGGCGTCGTTTTGAGTATACGGAGACTTTTGACGTGCCTGCTAAAGATGTTCCCGATAGGTTGCAGGAGTTAGCTTCTAAGCATAAGGTTGTGCTTTGTATTAGGCAGAAGTATATTAGGTACAAGCCGTTTATGGCTGAGGTGAAGGATTACGCTTGTCATAGAGCTGGAGAGCCTGCTTTGAAGAAGTCTAGAGTTCTGAAGAGGGAGCCTTATCAGTCAAAGAGATGCGGCTGCGGTTTTAGGATTCGAGCTATTGTCCCCATCGCTAACTACAATGAAAAGGACAAGAGTTTTGTGTATCAGGAAGAAGGAACAGCTGTTTTTAAGCTTTACGCTGTTCATTCGGGGCATGAGCCTGGGGCGATGGATGGGAACGCGAGGATCATGCATCGGCTTGTTGGTCATAAGGGCTTTTTGATGGAGCAAGATGTTGTCTATGGTGTGAGGGAAGAAGATTTAGAAACCGAAGATGTTGGTGGTGGGGGTGGTATGCGGTTTACTGTCTTGCATCAGGTGCAGGAGCTAAGGGCTGAACTCGGCGCTTTAGAAGGAAAGATTGGGAAGATTTCACGAGAGATGTTGGGTTCAGTGTCCGGAGAGCTGTTTGAGATGCTCAGCAAGATGAGGAGTCTCGGTGACGAGGGTGTTAAGGGAACACCAAATGAAATACTTGTTGGAGATAACGATTTAGCTCATTGGAGTGCAGAGCTtgttgaagatgatgaagacaGTTTTGGGAGGAGCCTTGATGATGTTGTTGTTCCTCCTTGGGAACAGATAAGGCCACCAAGTCCGAAAGATATCTTGTCTGAAACATGTAAGCCTGAGAAATGGTTGAAGTGCAGTGACTTTGACGAGAAGAGCATTCTGAGTTGTGAAGATTCTAAGCTAACGAAAACGATGAGGGACAGTGAAGGTATAGTATCAGACGTAGGTTTAGTTGGATTACAAGTTGATAGCTTCTATCAAGAAAACTCCAAATGGTATGATTCTCCTTGTGAAGACAATGGGTTCATCAGACACGGGGAGATTTTGTAGAGATACGGTAAAGTTACTAACacgattttatatttatgtacttCTAAGCAGCTGAAAACTCCAAATCTCACACATCTTCTTATGCATATGAGTCCCTGACTTATAACTAGGGATCAGattgtatattttatgtattcagATAACACAATGTTTCAGGGGTTATTTCGTTAGCTTGTATGTTGTAGCTCTGTAAGGGTTGGTTTCTATGTGGGTGTGGTTATGTAAAGTGAAACCCAGATTGTTTCTCTGCGTATATAACATTGTTATTCAACTTAACAAGGAGTTGTAACCTGTGAAATTTTCACTTTTGATTAATGTGGAATGATCTTCTTTGGCTCCCTAATCATTTGTGTGTATATAACCCATGTATGTATCTTTTAAGATTCCATTTCATTTCACCAGAGAAAttggaaaaaagaagaagataatggCGAAATATAATCATTGATATGTATTATTAACACTTGGTGCATAGATAAAATTAGGTCTCTAGCGAGGGTACAAGACAAGTGGTACAAACGTGATCAAGAAGATCACTAAAGGAAGGAGGATGAAACAGGGGAGAGTTCTGGatgaagcagagagaagagAACATTGTTTTCTTCGTGGAGGTCTAGAGCTCTCTTCTTTAGAGCCTCGTTCTCTCGTATGATGCTTTGATTCTTTAGGAAGAGCTTCATGTTTCTCAGCTCCATCTCCTTCTTTTCCCTAAGTATTCTTCTCCTCCTGCGTCGAAAGAAAggaataaaaagaaacaaagttaATTATAATTCAGAGCGCTAAGACAGAGTCAAATGTGTCTGAATCTGAACCTGGTGAGATTAAGGACACGAAGATGGGTTTGTGTCTTAACGTTACGTTTGGTGTGGCATGAAGCTGATCTCATCGTGGGTGTGCGTGTGTCTGGGAATGATTCTGATGATCTCAGGCACATTTTCTTATGGTTATATAAAAGAACTTAGTAAAACACAATGTAAAAGTTAGCTTTATATAGAAATAGATAGCACTTGTGTTttgtaagagagagagaggagaagaagaagtgttttgAAGGTAATGATGGTAAAAGGAAACTCATGATTATAGAGGGACCAGGGATGCATGGGTTAAGgacgaagatgatgaagaagaagaccaaaacatactctctttctctctctctagagtCTCTACTTCTTGTTCTTGATTGAATATGTACCTCAAACAGCACAAGAAACAGTTGAGGTACATACCAAAAAGACCATAACAATAGACAAATCATTCCATTTCACGCTTATCTTTTACTTGTATTGTAATCGACAAAGAGAAAAGTTACATAAATATTTCCTATATAAAATCTAATAATGTGATATGAATAGAGAATAAACAAACATAATTGATGACGGTAAGGACTAGGACCACTAACAATTCTTGAGCTGTTATATTTTCAAGATGAAaccaaaatatacaaaaataaagaatGGAACAAGTCAACATCCAGAATTATTAGCATGCTTCAAAATGATCAAAGCTGTTATCATTCAATATCTATAGTATCTACTCTTTCTAGCTATTCTTAGAGTAAGCATATTGTCTACCCACAAGAGATGATAAGTCTTCTTCAAACCATGCATCAAACATAAACTAAATGTTATAAAAGCATGGGAACAAGTATCATAAATGGCAAAAGATCTACCATAGACTAGGGGGAATCTCTTGCGTTGGTACTGGTTATAATGATGAGTTTTGTTTCATAGGAGCGGTCCAAATAAGAATCACCACGCCCCCTTCATTTATTTCAAGATGGTACCTTACATGATTCATCTTGATACTGAAATCATATAATCTTCTTATAACTTGGACCAAGAAAGTGTGTCGGTGAAGTGGGAATAACAAGTTCGTTACATTAAGCCCATTGGACTATTGAAATATAATTGATGCGCCATTTTAGGCCTTTATCCGACTCCGATCGGATTCTTGgtttattttgattttctttttagtaATACAAAAATTAGCTAGAATAGATCTCAACGTTCCAACAGTACACCAGTACTACAAAGCCACAAACTCACAAATGAAAATGAAAGCTAAACAGAAtataataccaaaaaaaacaacaaagtgGAGCGACAGTCTGCGTAATATAATAAGAAGTTGCAAGAGATTTTCTATAGGAATAGGGATGTGGCCGCAAGAGTGACCATTGCGGTGAAGTACGCATGGGTATTCACGTGAAACGCTGCGTTTTTTGCACGGATGTTCTCTGAACTTGTTGGCGAGTCTGACGGAGCTTCTTCCGAAGGTTCATCAACAGGAGGTGCCGGTGGAGAAGCTGCGACCGGTGACGGTTCTTTCCTTGGAGACGGTGACTTAGTAGGAGTCGGAGACAGAGACTTAGCCGACGGCGTTGGTGTCGGTGTGCTCACTGGTTCGGGCGCCGGAGATGGAGATTTTCCGAAGAGCTCTATGGGGAGGAGGACTTTATCCACCTTGAATACTACAAGGGGTGTCTCATCAACCACTGTGTCAGCAACTCTCGACGGACCAACGCCAGTGTGAAGGATAACTTCGTCACCGGAAGTTGACGTCGTTAAATCATATTTTCCGGCACCGTTAGTGGCTAGCGTGGAGATTACATTTTTGTTGATCTTCAATGAGCCTTTGGGTTTGTATTCCGCTAGGGCGTGATACTCTAGGAGCGAGACCACCTCAGCTTGTGTGAGCTTCGTCAGATCTGGTGCACTTTCGGCTTTGAAACCTTCGTCGGACGGTGCAAAAACGGTCAAACCTTTTTCGACCGTGGATTCGTAGGTTTTAACCACACCGCTCGAGAGAAGCATACTAGCAAATATCTTACAACCAGCTTTCTCAAGAAGTTCGGTCATGTTGTTGGAGGGAGCTGGTGCGGTTAAGATTCCTGGAGCGATGATCGGAGCGTTGATCTCAAGAACGGATATGTTGTAAGGTATTTGTTTAACGGATTTGGTGTAGTTGGCACCAAGTTTGGAACCAGGAGCGGCAGAGCCAAAGCCGACTTTGCCTCCTTTGAGATCAGTGACGTTGACGAACCCTAGGTTTCCGGCAGCTCGACCGGTTGTTTGGTAAAGCGTGGTGGTAAGTGTGGTGCCTTGAGAGATCTTATGGAGCTTAAGGGGATCGTAGTAATCAAGGAGGACGAGGAGGCTGAGAGCAGTTTTGACGACGGAGAGTGGATGTTTTCCTGCGAGGGAAGACATCACGTCATTGTTGAGGACAAGGATCGTTATGGTAGTGCGGCTGTTGATCTCGTCGTTGAGCTTTGTTTGGGAAAGGTAGCTGTTGAAGGAGGAATATTCCGGCGATTCGGAGAGAATTTGTGTGATGTTATGGCCGGAGACGGTGTAAATGACGGCGAAGAGAGATAGAGTCAATGCAAGGAGACACAAAACTCGTGATGCCGCCATTGAGTGGAAGTGTAGCTAGACTGTGTGTGAGAAGACACGAGTTTAAAACAAGTGAGAAGAGTTTAAACGTTACACTTAACAATGGTTGGATTGAGAACACTTGGCTTTGATAAAAAGAGCATGAAAATCACGTAAAATAGGCTTCATGCATGCTTCCTTTCTCCGGTTCGTCTACCAATTGCATACGTTACATTAACTTTTCTGTCATGATATATCTGATAATAATTAATAAGTATCAAAGGCAATTTGAACAAAGTACAAACTAAGAAGAATGATGAGTGTAACCAACAAAAATACTGACCATTTCCCAAAAATAAGACTAGACCTGACACCACCAACTCCAAGAGACCCAGTCACCCAGAGACCAAGTCCAAGGTTGCATACGTTACAGTCTCATTACTTTTTTCGATCTCACCATACCAgtgatatataataaatttaataaataaaattattttacatagaTAATTTTACAGCCGATAATTCTATCATCatatcatatgaaaatacacttttgaCTGCATCGCTCCGAGCCGTCTTGATACACTTTTGCACGAAAACTTCTTGTAATCATTTTTTTCCATGATCTGCATAATCTACGTTTTTTGGGTTTGAACCCCATACCTTTTCATGTAAAAACAATAATGAATccacaataaaattatggaaaccgttaaaaaaaattatgtattttattaagttAAAACGGCaaaagatattttttatatCGCACAGTTTAAATTAATTACATCAAAAATAAGGGTACCCTCATTC belongs to Brassica rapa cultivar Chiifu-401-42 chromosome A07, CAAS_Brap_v3.01, whole genome shotgun sequence and includes:
- the LOC103830274 gene encoding uncharacterized protein LOC103830274, producing MNPHKTEEDLFHHHDLPPPDILPQPQPSLHHNPEDSDPTFSLQEFVLFRSSPSHSSDSQYDSPSHPTPKPNTTPLPNPMAPHELKDSNFINPEPHISSQFYTFNSASHSLMTLCLLQNRLATPSEIRTATPNPVLKSWRSVWKDRNEDTAYLTAWKRIQDKLAVVSGSNDFLCFKNNAQQQLVSHVSQWQDIVTSYHLGGGDGDGDLKHLGVRETVERIKQVWTVGAKLYGIPESFIKVCVAACGVCNSVTGGSASRSKRRRFEYTETFDVPAKDVPDRLQELASKHKVVLCIRQKYIRYKPFMAEVKDYACHRAGEPALKKSRVLKREPYQSKRCGCGFRIRAIVPIANYNEKDKSFVYQEEGTAVFKLYAVHSGHEPGAMDGNARIMHRLVGHKGFLMEQDVVYGVREEDLETEDVGGGGGMRFTVLHQVQELRAELGALEGKIGKISREMLGSVSGELFEMLSKMRSLGDEGVKGTPNEILVGDNDLAHWSAELVEDDEDSFGRSLDDVVVPPWEQIRPPSPKDILSETCKPEKWLKCSDFDEKSILSCEDSKLTKTMRDSEGIVSDVGLVGLQVDSFYQENSKWYDSPCEDNGFIRHGEIL
- the LOC103830272 gene encoding proteasome subunit beta type-1, yielding MTKQHANWSPYDNNGGTCVAIAGSDYCVIAADTRMSTGYSILTRDYSKIHKLADKAVLSSSGFQADVKALQKVLKSRHLVYQHQHNKQMSCPAMAQLLSNTLYFKRFFPYYAFNVLGGLDEQGKGCVFTYDAVGSYEKVGYSAQGSGSTLIMPFLDNQLKSPSPLLLPAQDAITPLSEPEAVDLVKTVFASATERDIYTGDKLEIMILKADGIRTEVMELRKD
- the LOC103830273 gene encoding actin-related protein 7 produces the protein MVSLSVSLTCKASSPIFNSRVSQCVCVRVKIMEALVVDAGSKLLKAGAAIPDQSPAMIIPSQMKRMVDDAPENPTTVFEDVTLDPIERGFIRDWDAMEDLLRYVVYTGLGWEEGNEGNILFTDPLCTPKAIREQLVQLMFETFNVSGFYASEQAVLSLYAVGRISGCTVDIGHGKIDIAPVLEGAVQHIASKRFELGGTDLTKLFAQELGKSNPSVNLSMSDVETLKEQYANCAEDETAYEKTQNCEIEQHTLPDGQVINIGRERYSVGEALFQPSILGLEEHGIVEQLVRIISTVSSENHRQLLENTVLCGGTTSMTGFEGRFQKEASLCSSAIRPTLVKPPEYMSENLGLYSAWIGGAILAKVVFPQNQHVTKADYDETGPSVVHRKCF
- the LOC103830276 gene encoding protein LITTLE ZIPPER 2; this translates as MCLRSSESFPDTRTPTMRSASCHTKRNVKTQTHLRVLNLTRRRRILREKKEMELRNMKLFLKNQSIIRENEALKKRALDLHEENNVLFSLLHPELSPVSSSFL
- the LOC103830277 gene encoding fasciclin-like arabinogalactan protein 10, yielding MAASRVLCLLALTLSLFAVIYTVSGHNITQILSESPEYSSFNSYLSQTKLNDEINSRTTITILVLNNDVMSSLAGKHPLSVVKTALSLLVLLDYYDPLKLHKISQGTTLTTTLYQTTGRAAGNLGFVNVTDLKGGKVGFGSAAPGSKLGANYTKSVKQIPYNISVLEINAPIIAPGILTAPAPSNNMTELLEKAGCKIFASMLLSSGVVKTYESTVEKGLTVFAPSDEGFKAESAPDLTKLTQAEVVSLLEYHALAEYKPKGSLKINKNVISTLATNGAGKYDLTTSTSGDEVILHTGVGPSRVADTVVDETPLVVFKVDKVLLPIELFGKSPSPAPEPVSTPTPTPSAKSLSPTPTKSPSPRKEPSPVAASPPAPPVDEPSEEAPSDSPTSSENIRAKNAAFHVNTHAYFTAMVTLAATSLFL